GCAATCCGGTTACGGAGCAACGGTTGGTCTTACGTCGGGGCTCGGTCCTCTTCTGAGCGTAACGCCTTCTTGGACAGTTTCAGAATACGGTGGTTTAAGCAGTGACGTTCAATACGGAGTTAACAAAAATCTTCTCGGGAATATCTTTGAGCAGGCTACCAACCCGAATCACGCTTCTGCGAATCGGAATTTACTCGATGATATCTGGAACGGGATGGTGCAGTTGTGAGCGCTTGGGAAAGTGCGATGGGGGCCGTTGGCGGTATTAACGGTGAGAACCTTGCGAACGGCTGGAATGGGATCAAGAAAGCGTTGTTTGGCGGTGGATCAAACGATGATCCTTCAGAAAGTCCGTTTATGACGCAAGGTATGAAAGAAAAATATGCAAAACATATGATAGAGCAAGGCAAGCATATTTTGCCGACGAGTAATCCTGATTTTGTAGCGGAACTTAAGCCCGACGGTACCTATGAAATACGTCAAAGAACGGCGTCAGACAATTTAATGAATGTTCATACGATCGCACCTAACGATCCAAACCATGAAAATATTACGTTAGAAGCGGCGAAGATTGCGGGAGTTGAAGCCTCGATGGATATGATACGAGGGATTAGGTCGAATGATTTGCCGGAAGGTTTATCCAAATTCCTTGAAGTATTTGCGAAACATAGCGCTGGAATGTCAGATGATTCTTTAACTTTTAGATCTCATTTCGGTGACATGCAGGAATTGCACTCGATGGCGGATAGGGGAGAAATCGCCGCAACTACGACCAAAAAAGAGATTATGAAAACCATTGTGGATCTATTTACACTGAGCACAGCTAAGGACGGCAATGGGAACTTTCTACTTCCTAAAGAAGTAAGAGCCGAACTGACCGGTTCTGCACTTCATATCATTCAAGATTCGTTTGCGCAAGGGCATGTATTGAGAAATGAGAAAGGTGAAGTTGTGATGTTCCAAACGTATGAAGGTCAAGGAGACAAACATGCGGAAATGGATCACAGTAGTATCAACGATCCTGTAGCCTACCAGAAGTCGGTAACAGCGTCTGTTGTATATCTATCAATAACCAATTATGGAGGCAGTGCGCAGGATATAATTACCTTTCTGGATAAAGTTGTTTTTCCTTTGTCTAAAGAAGTGCAACAGTCCGGCGTAGCTCCAGGATTTGAGAAACCAAAAAAGAATAATTGGTTCGAGTTGTAATCCAATGAAACGTATTTGGAAATATTTTGTTCGGATTCTTGGAGTTGTTGTACTTTCTTTCATCCTCATAGGAGCAGGACGATTGTTCTATGTAAGATACTTTGGTTTTCATTGTATCCAAGGGAATTGCAGGAGTGGGATTGGGGTTAAGGAATTCAATAATACTCGATATTCTGGTGAGTTTAAGAATTACAGGTTGAATGGGAAAGGAAAAGCTGAATATTATTCCGGCTGTACATATGAAGGAGATTTTGTAAACGGTTACTTTGACGGATATGGAGTGTATTCTTGTTGGAATATGAAACCATTGGAAGATAGAAAAAAATTTATATTTGAAGGATACTGGATTCAAGGAATTGCAAATGGTCAGGGAACGGAAACTACTGCTTCCGGTAAACAATACTCAGGAGTTTGGGAAAATGGTAGACTCTGTTTGAAAGGGAATTGCAAGGATGGTTTTGGAACTGTTAAATTTAGAGAGCAAGATGGAATTCTGACTGGAAATTGGACGGATGGATATTTAAACGGTTTCGGAGTTGAGACGGATTCCGACGGCCATCTAGTTTACAAAGGTGAATTTAAAAACACTCATTATCATGGTAAAGGGACTTTGTACAAGAATGGCAAAGTCTTTCAGCGTGGAGAATGGGCAGGGGATAGCTTTTTAGATCCTGAATATAGAAAATCTTATGAGGCGACTAAGAAATTAATTAAGGAAGTTGAGAAACGGATGATAGAGGAAGGAATTGCTGTTCCTGAGCCGACCAAAAACTAAAATAAAGGCAGAAAACGGTTTCCCGGAAAACCGGACAGTGAAAAAGTAGCTCAATTTGTTCAATGACGTTTTTCAATACAGTGTAAATAGAAGTGAGAATCCTGGATACAATATACAAAAGAAGACAATAGATGATACGATCGAAAGAAAATGAGGAAATCCAGAAAGAGATTAAGAAGCAGCTTGACGCTTTGTTGGAAGCTGGAGGCGAAGGAATCGATGTAGGATGTTTGAAATTTATCCAAGATAAACCGGAACCAAAGTATTACCACTTGGTAGAAAGGGGATTACGAAGTAAAAAAATTGAGCAAGTAATAGCCGCGGGTTACTTAGCGGTTTCTTGGAAACTGAAAGAATTTGCACCGCTTTTGCTTTTGTGGGATGGAAAGGGCGAAGCGGAAAGCAGTGTACTACAAGCGATCCATACGTATCTTTCCGATCGCAAGAAGACGCTTGCAGAAATCAAAGATAGATCACCTGCTGCCGCACTTGCGATTGTAAAAATGACACACAATATCCGAAATCCCGACGGATTGGATTGGGAAATTTTGATATCGTCTTTCGATTTTCTTTTGAGTATTGAAGGGAATCACAACTTTTTAGCGGGAAATTTTTTATCGGATTTAGTGTATGCCTCGGTTCGAATGCTTGATTCTCAGACTCCGAGTGCGGAAATAAAAAAAGAATTACGGAAACGATTTAACCGATTGGATTCTGATATGCCCGTCGATGATCCGTATTTACATGAGGAACTTTTAAAGCGTTTCCGAGCGTATTTACTTTGATCGACTTTTGGTAATAAATAGAAAGCCTTACGCTTCGTAATTAGTCTGCTACTTTTCTATTTCAACGAATTCGTTGAAAAAAAATCCGTGCTAAAACTTCAGCTCTATCTTTATTATTTAGAGATTTTGAATTTTCCCGATTTAGTAAATCTGAATTTATAGATGTAATTTTCAAAACTACATTTGTTTTGCTCAAAATAATTCTAGAACAATATTCTTCCGGATCTAAAATTTGAAATAATTCTAGAATAGGAAGTGATGAAATTCGGTTCAGAAAAGGTAAACTTAATCACATAAGTTAAGAAATATTTTATAATATTTGCTCTGAACTTTTAAACTCTGGAAATCCTCTTTCCTTATAGTTGATCAAACGTTTGTAACCTATCGTTTCCGTTCTTTGTTAACAAACATGACCATTTAAAAATTAAAAGTTGCAACTTTGTCTGAATATGAGACATAAACTTTCAATTATGGTTCATATAGCAGATAATTCCCTACTTACATCCGGTTTGAAACTTTATTCCGTAAAAGAACCTTTTTCGTGCTTTCAGCTCAACGCCGGGAATGTGGAAAATTTTCACACGTTACAAATGCTAAAAGATTTTGTATTCACCATTAACCGAAACGCAGGGAACTTTTATCCTAGAACGGATGACGGACTAGATTGTGATTCGACTTGGTTTTTCGTAACTTTCGAAAACGAAGTTCTATCTTGCATGCGGATCATTGTAAAAACGCCAGAAAATCAAATCCCTTTAGAAAAAGGTTTTATTCTAAATTCCTCATATCGACAATACAAAGTTACTGCTCACAATGCAGCGGATTGGAATTCCGTCGCCTTCCCGCTGAATTTGAAAGGAGCAAAAGCGGTAAAATTCAATTTTGCTTGCGTCGCGCAATTTTGCTTGGAACAAAATTTTGATTTGATATACGGAATGTTTAATGATGAGCGAAAAGGAATTGGTCGTATTTATCTGGAAGCAGGAGCGAAAATTTCCAGGGAATTTCCGGAAAAGATTTTTTATAAAGATTTTTGGACGTATGGAGAAGCGCAACGTTTACTATCATAGAAATCGAAAAAAACAGTTTGCAAAAATTGTCGGGATATTTACGATCTTGACAATTCTATGTCCTTAAATTTATTAAATGAAATTGTCCTTCTTAATGCGGCCACCGCTTTATTGATTTTTCTATTAGGTTTTTATGTATTATATCCCAATCCGAAACGAAAAATTCAAAAATACTTT
The nucleotide sequence above comes from Leptospira weilii. Encoded proteins:
- a CDS encoding MORN repeat protein yields the protein MKRIWKYFVRILGVVVLSFILIGAGRLFYVRYFGFHCIQGNCRSGIGVKEFNNTRYSGEFKNYRLNGKGKAEYYSGCTYEGDFVNGYFDGYGVYSCWNMKPLEDRKKFIFEGYWIQGIANGQGTETTASGKQYSGVWENGRLCLKGNCKDGFGTVKFREQDGILTGNWTDGYLNGFGVETDSDGHLVYKGEFKNTHYHGKGTLYKNGKVFQRGEWAGDSFLDPEYRKSYEATKKLIKEVEKRMIEEGIAVPEPTKN